The region ACCTCGTTGCATTACCACTTGAGCGGCAGCAACGTCTCGATCAGCCACATATCCACATTCGTCGCAATGATGCCCCCGTTCACTGAGTTCTTTTTTGCCAGTATGCGCCCCACATTGAGGGCAAGTCTGGCTTGTCCCGTTGGGGTCAACCTTGGCAAAGTAGACTCCCCGCTTCCAAGACACCCATTTGAGGATGCCAAGAAAACTCCCCCAGGCGGCATCAAGACAATGCTTTGCCAGCATACCGCGACTGGTCATTTTGAGGTTCAAGTCCTCAGCAAAGAGCATCCCAGCAGCATCACAAAGCTTGTGAGCCGTCAGGAAGTGGAACTCACGGCGAACGTTGTGGATATGTTCATGCAGTTTACGAATCTTGGCTTGGATTTTCCGGTAGTTGGCAGAACCCTTTTTCTTGTTTCTCAATTTGCGTTGCAGCCATTTAAGCTTGCTTTGCAAATCCACGAAAAAGCGAGGGCGCTCTATCAGTTCACCTGTCGATGTAGCCAAGAACTTTTCCAATCCCAAATCAATGCCAATCGGTTCACCATGCGGCATGACATCGGGAATGGAGATATGGGCTTGCAGAATCAGTTGGGCATACCATCCAGACGACTTGAACACAACCCGAACTTGTTTGACCTCAAATCCTTCTGGAATCGGTCGATGTAGGTTGATGGGCATGGCTCCTATTTTCGGCAGTTTGATTTCAAATCCATTGACCGGATTCGATTTGAACTGCGGAAATACAAACGAACGATACTGACCAAACTTCTTGAATCGAGGGAATCCAAAACCCCTTTCTTGTCTAAACTTGAACGCCTTATCCAGGCGTTTCAAGGCATCTTGCAAGACTTGAGAGTGAACTGCCTTCAGTTCTGGGATTTCCTCTTTCGCTTTGGTCAGTGCGTTTTGCTGTTTGTAGTAGTCGGGGTAGGGTGTTTCAGCAGGGATGATGTATTCCTGCTTGATGCTGCAAGCGTTGACCGGACACTTACGCGAATTGCTCCAGTCCTTTCTCTCCGCCAAAGCGTAGTTATACACGCGACGGCATTGTTCCAACCAGTCAAGCATTTGTGCTTCCTGATCAAGTCCTGGATAGATTCGGTATCTGTAGGTCAAGTTCAACATACTCATATTCTAACGGATTCATACTCTCTGTTAGAACCGATAGATAGTGTGTCGATGAGGGGTATCGAACCCCTCAAAAGTTAAACAACTGATTACTTAGACGAATCCATTGGCTCAGAAGTATTTTTAGAGGGATTTCTAACCCTGGTTAAATTCATATAGCAACCAAATCCCCACCCCCAAGCCGACAAAATTGGGCAGCCACGCCGCCAATGTAGGGGAAATTAACCCAACAATGCCTAAGCTACCACTGAAAAATCCCAGTATGTAGTAGGCAAAAATAATTACAATGGTTAAACCAAAGCCTGTGGCTCGACTTATCCTTTGGGGCCTAGCTCCGATCGCCGAACCTACTACCGCAAAAACAATACAAACAAAAGGAAACGCTAATTTTTGTTCCGTTCTTACCTGAAAAAACTGAATTTTCTTTTCATCGCCAATTAACTTTAAAATTTTGATATAGTCCTGGGCTTCAGCAATGGTCATTTCGTAGGGATCCCGTCCCTGTCGGGCAAAATCAAACGCCGATTTGGGCAGGGCAATTTGTTTATTCGTAAACGGAATCGCCTCTTGGTAGTCCTCTGTTTCTGTGAGGCGATAAACAGTACCATGAAAGAAATCCCAGCCTTTATTATCATTATTCCAAGTGGCATTGTCGGAAAGTACAATATGTTTAAGGTGATTTTCCGTCCACTGCAACACCGTCAGATTTTGCATTTCCTTGCCGTCAAATTTTTCCGCATAAACCAAACTTTTTAATCGCCGTGCAGTTTGGCCATTCTCGAGCTTAATTTCTTCAAACTCAGGGTAAAAAACATCGCGATTTTGCCAAAATGGATGCTCTTCATCTATGGATTCAATGAGGATACTGGTAGCTCTATAGTTGGCCACTGGCACCACCCATTCGCTCAGTACAAAAGCCCATCCTGTTACCAGCAAACTCAGCACCACCGCCGGCAAGATAAGACGGTATAAACTTACTCCACAACTGCGAATAGCAATAATTTCACTATCCCCACTCAAACGACCAAAGGCCATCATTGTGGCTAGCATCACCGCCACTGGCAGGGAATAGGCGAGAAACTCCGGTACTTTGAGCAGTAGTACTTCTGCGGCTTTAGCTACTGGGAGATTTTTCTCGACAATTTTGTTACCTAAATCGGACAAATTACCGATCGCCAGCCCCAAACTGGCCACCACCCCGACGCTGAATAAAAATGGGGGAATCAGTTGCCTGGCCACATAGCGGTCCATGAGGGAAATACGGGGCAAAAGATGGGGCCACTGCCCCAAGCTGGTCAAGGTTTTAGACAAGAACATCACAGATTTTCAAGCTTCCCAATGGCTAAAATTCTTCAAGTCTTTAAAATTCCGCGTTCATGGGAGTGCGGGGGAAAGGGATCACATCCCGAATATTGGCCATGCCGGTCATGAACTGGACAATGCGCTCAAAGCCTAAACCAAAGCCGGCATGGGGCACAGAACCATAACGGCGTAGGTCAAGATACCACCATAGATCGCTTTCGGGAACCCCTTGTTCCTGCATTCTTTGAGTTAATACGTCTAGTCGTTCTTCCCGCTGGGAACCACCGATAATTTCACCAATTTTGGGCGCTAAAATATCCATAGCGGCAACGGTTTTACCATCCTCATTTAAGCGCATATAAAACGCTTTAATATCCTTGGGATAATCGGTCACAATGGTGGGTCTTTTGAACACAATTTCTGCCAAATATCGCTCATGTTCTGACTGTAAATCCACTCCCCAAGCGACGGGATATTCAAACTTTTGATCCGCTTTTTCCAGCAGTTGGATGGCCTCGGTGTAGGTCAGCCAAGCAAATTCGTTGTTAATGATATTGTCCGCTGTGGCCAGCACTGTGTTGTCAATGCGCTGGTCAAAAAATTCCATATCCTCTGGGCATTTTTCCAGCACAAATTTGAAAATGTATTTCAGAAATTCCTCCGCCCATTGGCGATCGCCTTCTAGGTCACAAAAGGCCATTTCTGGTTCCACCATCCAAAATTCGGCTAGGTGGCGGGACGTATTGGAGTTTTCGGCCCGAAAGGTGGGGCCAAACGTGTAGACATTCTGGAATGCCAGGGCCATCACCTCCGCTTCCAATTGTCCACTCACTGTCAAATAAGCTTGTTTACCAAAAAAGTCCTCACTGTAATCAATACCATGATCACTTTTGGGCACCTTCTGTAAATCTAAGGTGGTGACATTGAATAAATCCCCTGCCCCCTCACAGTCACTGGCGGTAATGATCGGAGTATGGACCCAGAGAAAACCCCTCTCCTGAAAAAATTGGTGAATGGCGGTGGCACAGGCGTTACGCACCCTCATAACTGCGCCGATGGTATTGGTGCGGGGCCGCAGGTGACCAATGGTCCGCAAAAATTCAAAGCTGTGGCGTTTTTTCTGGAGGGGATAACTGCTAGGGTCTGCTCCCCCCAACAATTCCAGTTTGGCTGCCTTTAACTCCACCCGTTGTCCTTTTCCCGGTGAAGGGGTCAATTTTCCTTCCACCACCACCGCGGCCCCTGTCTGCAATTGGGATAACAGGCGATCGTAGTCCGTCAAATTCCCATCAAGCACCACTTGGAGGTTAGCCAAGCTAGAGCCGTCATTAACTTCCACAAAACTAAAATCCTTGAGGGTTCGTTTAGTGCGTAACCACCCTTGAACCATTACTTGGTCATCGGCATGACCATGGCGGAGAACTTCAATAATGCGGCGTTTGTTCATAAACCCCAGAGGAGTAGAGATAGAGGGACAGTGGGTGCCACTATTAAACCACGGCACCGAGCCACTCCTAGGGTAACCAATCCCGGCCAGGGAAGGGATTCCCAGCAAACCAGACAAAAATCTGACCAACCCAGAAAAAAATATTTTGACCATCAACAATTAGGTGTTATGATGGCTAATCGTGAAAGCAATGGGTCGATGCCCGAGTGGTTAATGGGGGCGGACTGTAAATCCGCTGGCTATGCCTACGCTGGTTCAAATCCAGCTCGGCCCATCCCTTTTGCCCTTGTAGCTCAGTGGTAGAGCACACCCTTGGTAAGGGTGAGGTCACGAGTTCAATCCTCGTCAAGGGCTTTCAAAAATTCCGTTTTGATGTCGATCAAGAATTGGGCCTTGAGCCTAATCTTTTTCACCATAGACCACTGTGATCTGGGATCTAGGTTTAAGAATCAGATGGAATGTTCTCCGACCCACTGCAATTGTCCAAATCAATGGGGATTTCAATTTTTTATGGATCAACAATAAATTAAGGATATCTCTGCATTGTTACTAAAACTTCAGTGTTAGGCTAATTAACTTTAATCATTAATGTAAAGAAGACCTGTTGGCTGTTATAGTCGGCAAAAGATGGGATGTAAACTATTCGCAAATTGACTGGAATATCAAAGTCAGTTTGCAAGAAGGGCAACATAAAAGGGAGTACCGGACTGCCAGATAGCTCCTGAAGTTGCGTTGTATAAAGCAATCCAATAGCCGAGCCGACTTGAATGGGGCTAGCAAAAATATTTTTTCTTAAACTAAGACCAACGTAGGCTGCTGGATAGCCAAAATCTGAATCTCTAAAAATATTAAATTCTAAACTAGCAATAGAATCTTGGACTAAGTTATCAAAAAAGCCATAATTAGGATTGATGATTTCAAAATTGTAGGCCGCCCCCATACCCAAGGGAAAATTATTAACGTCGGGTTCTGTGTAGTCTATGTGCCAGGAAATAGGGGAAATCGTCAAATATTTATCAGTTAAATTCCACAAGTTTATCGGAGGTGAACTGTTAGTTTTACTAGCACTTAAATTATGAAAATCACTTGGTTTGTTTGTTTGTTGATAATTTTGTAAAACAAGACTTAATTCTATACTCAAATCAGGGTTATCATTATTATCATTAGATAAAATAAGATGGTTCTTATAATTTCTATTTATTAATGCAGAGGGGACAAAGGGCTCTAATAATAGGGGGGAAGTGGGAATTAGTTCAAAGTTGCTTTCAAGGTTGATGATTTTTTTTTCGTATTTTAAATTACTAGAGTCAATTATAAGGTTTTCCTGAATCAGCAAAGGTTTTGAATACCAGTCAATAGGTGCATTGTTAATTTGTGTCAAAATATCTTGATCTGAAGAAAATTCATTTTCAAATCCTATTTCTTGGGCGTAAATTAAGTTATTTTTAAATAACAGAAAAATTAATTTCAACAAAACAATTCTCGTCGTCATTTTTCCATCAGTAATCAAAAAAATATTATGCCCTCGTCGGTTAAAATATAGAAAAAATATCAAGAAGAACTAAGCTAGTCAAACCACTGAAAGTCTGTTAGTGAAGTTTCAGTCCCTCGCTAAATTTCATCGCTAAAACCCCACCAATATCAAGGAGATTTTATCTAGTTCTTCCTCAATTTGGGAGTAGGGAAGCTTGTCAAACGGACTCTTCAAGCCCTTATCATACCTGCTAACTAAACCAGGCGGCCGATGTCTTCGTTGGAACCCAGGAGTACTAGAATCATCCCCCGTTGCAATCGTTCCTGGGGAGCGGGGTTGATTTTAAACTTTTCCTCGTAGCCCACTGCCAAAACGCTGACTCCGTGATTTTTGCGCAGTTGCAGTTCTGCTAGGGTTTTATCGCAGAATTCTTCAGGAACCAGAATTTCCACGATGCTGTTGTTGGGATCTAACTTGAAACGGTCAACGATCGCCGGGGTGGTGAGGGTATAGGCTAAGTCTTGGCCAGCTTTGTGCTCAGGAAAGATAATTAAATCAACCCCCAAGCGTTTGAGAATTTTTTCATGCGTGTCGGAAGAAACCTTAGCCACGACAGATTTGACGCCCCCTTCCTTGAGGTTAAGACACGTAATGATACTTTCCTTGAGGTAATTACCGATCGCCACAATCACCGTTTCAATCTCAAAAATGCCGGCCTCCCGTAGGGCCGTGTCATCGGTAGAATCGAGACTAATGGCGTTACCCACTACCCGATCCGCCAATACTTCCGCCACCAGTTTGGGATCTTGGTCAATGCCCAACACCTCATAGCCATTGACATGCAGGGTTTCGCACACTGCCCGACCAAACCGACCCAGGCCAATCACCGCAAACTGCCGTTTTTCCTGGCGAATTAAACTGAGAAAATGACTAGTTTTCATTAATTTTGTTCTAAATTGAGCGGCATTAAACTAAACCCAACAGGGCCACCATGAGGGCTTTTTGGGCGTGCATGCGATTTTCCGCTTGGTCCCAGAGTCGGGATTGCGGCCCTTCCATGACAGCGTCAGTAATTTCTTCCCCCCGGTGGGCCGGAAGACAGTGGAGCACAATGGCTTCGGGATCCGCCAGGGCAAGGAGTTCTTGGTTAATTTGGTAGGGCTGGAAAATGGGAATGCGACTGTCAGCTAAATCTTCCTGGCCCATACTGGCCCAAACATCGGTGTAAAGAATATGACTTCCTTGGGCGGCGGCTTTGGGGTCGTCGGTTAGTTCCACTTTTCCCCCTGGGGCCGCAATTTTCTGGGCTTGTTGGACAATCTCTGATAAGGGTTCATAGTTCTTCGGGGTAGCCACCCGCACCGTCATGCCCATCATTACCCCACCGAGGATGAGGGAATGGGCCACGTTATTGCCGTCTCCCAAGTAGGTGACTGTTAACCCTTCTAGTTTGCCAAAACATTCCTGGATGGTCTGCAAGTCCGCCAAAATCTGACAGGGATGCTCCAAGTCACTCAGGGCATTGATAATGGGCATTTTGGCATGGTCGGCAAAGGTTTGCAGATCTGCCTGTTTGAAAGTCCGCACTGCCAGGATATCAATGTAGCGGTCTAGTACCCTAGCGGTATCCTGAATTGGTTCCCCCCGACCCACCTGGGTCACACTGGGGTTTAAATCCAATACCTGTCCTCCCAGTTGGTACATGGCTGCTGTGAAGGAAACCCTGGTCCGGGTGGAAGCTTTGTAGAACAGTAAACCGAGAATTTTCCGACAATGGGGCTTGAGCATACCGGATTTAAGATCCGCCGCCAACTGCAAGAGTGATTTCATTTCTTCGATGGTCAAATCGGCGATCGCCAATAGATCCCTGCCTGCCAACGCCTTAATGCCCATAGCCCTGATCCCTGGTTCCCCAATGTGGTGGTCAAACTAATATCGAAATGATCGACTTAATTAAGCATTATTTTGCCATACTCCGCTGTTGACCCTTGGTAGATCGCCACGATGTCAGGGATTAGTGATTTTGCTTTTCCAGATAGGCCCGATAACCCAGTTGCTCCAGTTGGGTTTGCTTATCTAAAACCATGGTTTCTAAACTTTGACGATACTCTTGTACTTTTTCCAACAACACGGGATTATGGCTGGCGAGAATTTGCACCGCTAACAGCCCGGCATTTTGGGCATTGCCGATCGCCACCGTGGCCACCGGAATGCCCCCCGGCATTTGCACAATGGAATAGAGGGAATCTACCCCCTGTAGGGTTTTGGTCTGCACTGGCACACCGATCACCGGCAGAGGGGTCAGGGCCGCCACCATCCCCGGCAGATGGGCCGCTCCCCCCGCCCCGGCAATAATTACTTTCAAACCCCGTTGATGGGCAGTTTTGGCATACTCCACCATTTTTTTTGGGGTACGATGGGCAGAAACAATGGCCACTTCCGTGGGTACGGCAAATTGTTCACAAATGGCGATCGCCGCTGCCATGGTGGGGAGATCGGAATCGCTTCCCATGATGATGCCGACCAGGGGAGAGGGGGAAGTCATAAATTGAACTGAATAAATTAAGTTGAGGTGACGAAGATGGAGGTTTGACTTTAAACTGAGGCTAACCGCTAATAGCGTATCGGAAAATCTTCAAGATCCCAAGGAAAGATTTTTATGTCAGTGAACAGTATCCATCTGGTGGGAAGGGCCGGCCGTGACCCTGAAGTTAAATATTTTGAGTCCGGTAATGTAGTCTGCAACTTCACCCTGGCGGTAAATCGACGCACAAGCAAAAAGGATGAACCCCCCGATTGGTTTGACCTCGAAATTTGGGGTAAAACTGCTGAAATAGCCGGTACCTACGTCAAAAAGGGGAGTTTGATTGGTATCCAAGGATCGTTAAAATTTGACCATTGGGAAGATCGGAACTCCGGTACCCCCCGTTCCAAACCGGTAATCCGGGTCAATAATTTGGATTTACTCGGCTCCAAGCGGGACAACGCTGAAGCCACCATGAATAATTACCCCGACGAGTTCTAGTCATCGGACCCATTAACCCCATTGGTAAATTGCGGCGATAGCCATTGCTAGCAAAATCTTTGCGTCCCTTACCCATGCCAAAGCCCCATGGAAGTCTTTGACCCCACTCCTCCCCCTTGGGTTGAGGATACTGTTCATACCAGGGGTTTTTGTTGTCCCCAATGTCAGGCTGGCCCCCGTCAGGCCCTCCGAGCTTGGATCAATCGGCGATCGCCAGTGTTAGGGGATGATCGACGGCGCAAATGGCAGGAGTTTTACCAGTGTGAATGTGGTCAGGGTTGGTGGGCCTGGAGCAGTGACCGTCCCCCTTCCCCCCAATAGTCCTTTAATCTTTTCTATGGTTGCCCAAACCCCTTCTTCCCAGCCCCTTTGGTTAACAATCATTTACCTGTTGCGTTGGCATAAACCTGCCGGCCGACTGATTTTGATGATTCCGGCGCTGTGGGCAGTGTGTTTAGCGGCCCAAGGCCTGCCTCCCCTGCCTCTTTTGGGTGTCATCACTTTGGGAACCCTGGCCACCAGTGGTTTAGGCTGTGTAGTCAATGACCTGTGGGACCGGGATATTGATCCCCAAGTGGAACGCACCAAGCAACGCCCGTTAGCGGCCCGCACCCTCTCCGTGCAGGTGGGCATTGGGGTGGGATTAGTGGCCTTGCTGTGTGCCGCAGGACTAGCCTTTTACCTCACTCCCCTCAGTTTTTGGCTTTGTGTGGCGGCGGTGCCGGTCATTGTTGCTTACCCCGGTGCGAAAAGAGTTTTCCCGGTGCCCCAGTTAGTTCTGTCCATCGCTTGGGGTTTTGCCGTGCTGATTAGTTGGAGTGCTGTCACAGGGGATTTGACCACTGCCACCTGGGTACTTTGGGGGGCCACCGTGTTTTGGACCCTCGGTTTTGACACGGTTTATGCCATGGCAGATCGGGAGGACGATCGCCGCATTGGTGTTAATTCCAGTGCTCTATTTTTCGGTCAGTACGTCGGGGAAGCAGTGGGGATATTTTTTGCCCTCACCATTGGTTGTTTATTTTATTTGGGCATGATTTTAATGCTCAATCCCCTCTATTGGCTCAGCTTGGCGATCGCCATTGTGGGTTGGGTAATCCAATACATCCAACTCAGTGCCCCCACCCCGGAACCGAAACTATACGGTCAAATTTTTGGACAAAACGTCACCATTGGCTTTGTGTTACTAGCTGGAATGTTACTGGGCTGGCTTTGACCCGTAACTATGCTCCAATCCCTTTCCCACTGGCAGATTCCTCAAATTTGCTTTACAATGGGAAACATTAAGAAAAATTAAGATTTCCCGGTTCTTTCTCATTTTTGCTCCCAACGACGGGCAAAGCCATGGGTCGGCGATCGGGAGAGAAAATTTTCCTTCGTAATTATTATTTGGAGATTTTGCGCCATGACCATTGCAGTCGGACGCGCCCCAGTCGAAAGAGGATGGTTTGATGTCCTCGACGATTGGCTAAAGCGTGATCGTTTCGTATTTATTGGTTGGTCTGGTTTGCTGCTCTTCCCCTGTGCCTTCATGGCCCTGGGGGGATGGCTGACCGGCACCACCTTCGTTACTTCCTGGTACACCCACGGTCTAGCCAGTTCCTATCTAGAAGGAGCTAACTTCCTGACCGTGGCGGTCTCTTCCCCCGCCGATGCCTTCGGCCATTCCCTCCTGTTCCTCTGGGGGCCCGAAGCCCAAGGTAACCTGACCCGCTGGTTTCAAATTGGTGGTTTGTGGCCCTTCGTTGCCCTCCACGGTGCTTTCGGTCTGATTGGCTTTATGCTGCGTCAGTTCGAAATTTCCCGTCTGGTCGGCATTCGTCCCTACAACGCCATCGCTTTCTCTGGTCCCATTGCGGTGTTTGTCAGCGTCTTTTTGATGTACCCCCTGGGACAATCCAGTTGGTTCTTTGCTCCTAGCTTTGGGGTAGCGGGAATCTTCCGATTCATTTTGTTCCTGCAAGGGTTCCACAACTGGACCTTGAACCCCTTCCACATGATGGGTGTTGCCGGTATTCTCGGTGGTGCTTTGTTATGTGCCATTCACGGTGCCACTGTGGAAAACACCCTGTTTGAAGATGGGGAAGATTCCAACACTTTCCGGGCATTTGAACCCACCCAAGCAGAAGAAACCTATTCTATGGTGACCGCTAACCGTTTCTGGTCTCAGATTTTCGGTATTGCCTTCTCCAACAAACGGTGGTTGCACTTCTTCATGTTGTTCGTGCCGGTAACTGGTCTGTGGATGAGTTCCGTGGGTATTGTTGGTTTAGCCTTGAACCTACGGGCCTATGACTTCGTCTCCCAGGAGCTACGGGCAGCGGAAGACCCGGAATTTGAAACGTTTTATACAAAAAACATTTTGTTGAACGAAGGGATGCGCGCCTGGATGGCTCCCCAAGATCAACCCCATGAAAACTTTATCTTCCCTGAGGAGGTTCTGCCCCGGGGTAACGCTCTCTAAGGCTTTGTAAAACAGTCATCCCTCGAAAAATGACTAAAAAACAAAACTAATTGAGCAAAACATCAGCAATTAGCTAAAGTTGGGAGAGTGTTACCGCTCTCCTTTTTCTTTTGCTCTAGCCGATGATTATTGCCATCACTGCCCTCAAAGGGGGCGTTGGGAAAACTACCACCGCTGTCCACCTGGCGGCTTATCTGCAACAAAAGGATCAAACATTGCTGATCGACGCGGACCGCAATCGTTCGGCGTTGATTTGGGCCAGGGAAGAAAAGTTACCTTTCTACGTTGCTTCCCAGGCGGGCTCCACAGCATTAATTCGTAAATATCCCCACATTGTGGTGGACACCAGGGCCATGCCGGAGTTGGATGAGTTTCGGGATTTGGCGGAGGGGAGCGATCTGTTGATTATTCCCACCACTCCGAATCATTTGGATTTGGATGCCACTTTAAAGGCGGCGGAGCAGTTGGCATCCCTAAAGGTTAACTACAAAATTTTGTTGACCAAGGTAGATGCCCGTACCCGTAGCGGTCGAGAAGCAAGGCAGTTATTGCAGGCGGAAAATTTACCTCTGTTCACAACAGAAATTCCCCTCTTGGTGGCCTTTGAGCGGGCTTCCCAGTCGGGGGTAATTATTCGAGATTACGTCGATCCCCGTTCCCATTTGGCCTGGGGTCGCTATAAAGCGGTGGGCCGGGAAATTTTACCCTAGACTTTGGCACAATATTTGATGACGGTTCCCTACCCTACTCCCCTACTGGCCACATCCAGCAAAGCTTTATATCATCAGGTTTCGAGCCTGTTGCTATACCAAGGTATTTTCGACCACCCCATTGGGGAAGCTTTTTTAGATTTGTTACGCTGTTTGCACCACAATGGGACTAACCAAAAGCCTGAAGCCACAGTTTGTCTGCAAGCCTATGGGACATGGTTTCGTCATTTGGCGGAGGTGGGTCAAAGTTGGCAGGATTTTTTACTCGATCGCCTATTGGAAGATGAGAACCCATTTAGTGCACGGGTGCAAAGGGAAGAATTGGCCCAATTGCCAACTAGTTTGCAGGATGCGGCCCGCCATGATCTGAATTTGATCCAAATGGTTTACCAATGCCCGCCGGAACAGATTTTGCAGTGGGTAATCATTGCCTCCCAAACCCCAGTGGCGTTAAAGGCTTGGCAGGTGCCCAACCAGCTAGAGTTTCCTGCAGAAAGCGGCCAAAGCTGGGGCGAAAAATTGGCTTATCTGGTGGCCCATTATCGGCAAAAAGGCGTGGGAGCGGTGGCCCATTACCGGGCTTTTCGTTGGCAGGGGAAAAAATTACAGGGGGTGCCCCAAATAGATGGCGTTCGATTGGCGGATTTGGTGGGCTACGATGAGCCACAACGGGCCCTCTGTCAAAATACCCAGTGCCTTTTGCAAGGATTACCGGCTCTGAATGTGTTGCTCTATGGCAGTCGGGGCAGTGGCAAATCTTCCTTGGTAAAAGCCTTGGTTAATCATTATGGCGACGAAGGTTTACGCTTGGTGGAAGTATCTCCCCAGGATTTGATTACTCTGCCTTTATTGGTGGAAAAATTACGCAGCTATCCGCAAAAATTTATCATTTTTGTTGATGATCTCTCCTTTGAGG is a window of Synechocystis sp. PCC 7338 DNA encoding:
- a CDS encoding ATP-binding protein codes for the protein MTVPYPTPLLATSSKALYHQVSSLLLYQGIFDHPIGEAFLDLLRCLHHNGTNQKPEATVCLQAYGTWFRHLAEVGQSWQDFLLDRLLEDENPFSARVQREELAQLPTSLQDAARHDLNLIQMVYQCPPEQILQWVIIASQTPVALKAWQVPNQLEFPAESGQSWGEKLAYLVAHYRQKGVGAVAHYRAFRWQGKKLQGVPQIDGVRLADLVGYDEPQRALCQNTQCLLQGLPALNVLLYGSRGSGKSSLVKALVNHYGDEGLRLVEVSPQDLITLPLLVEKLRSYPQKFIIFVDDLSFEEEDERFKSLKVVLEGDLVARPANVVIYATSNRRHLIREFFGDRPSPQDADEVQAWDTVQEKLSFSDRFGLTLTFPPANQDTYLAIVHHLAKQAQLNLPATELDFRAKQWATRHNGRSGRTAKQFVDYLIGEQGLTSP